Genomic DNA from Anas platyrhynchos isolate ZD024472 breed Pekin duck chromosome 30, IASCAAS_PekinDuck_T2T, whole genome shotgun sequence:
ggggccctgggggggggtttggggggagggggccatgtgggggagtttgggggggttgggggaggttgggggacaagggggggagGATCGGGGGAAAtatgggggggagggagggggggttatggggggatggggggtaggaggggggtgaggggggcctgggggggaaaaagggtgggggggttgtggggggagttgggggggtgatgggggacatggggggagtgggagggaggggggctatggggcacGATGGGGCGCTGTGGGGTCTGGGGTGTGGGGCTGATGGGCCCCATGGGCACTATATAGGTCGCTATGGGTCCCATGGTCCCTATGGTCACTTATGGTCACTATGGGTGCTGATGGGCACTATGGGTCCCTGGGGTCCCTATGGTCACTATGGTCACTATGGGTCCCTATGGCGCCACGGGTCACTGATGGGTCCTTATGGTCACTATGGTGCTGATGGGCAGTTATGGTCcctggggtcctggggggtcctGATGGGTCCTGATGGTCCCTactgggtcacttatggggcgctatggggcaagTCCCGGCACCTGTAGGGTCCTTATGGGGTGGGGGTCTGATGGGCACAAATGGTCCCTGATGGGTCTGATGGGGCCAATGATGGGTGCTGTGGTCACTTGATGGGGTTACTATGATGGGCGGTGGCACTCAGCTGGACAGGTACGCCGGACGCGCTCGCTGCTGGtcagtgctgctgggctgcctgctgggtgGCTGATTGCCCGCCTCTCCCTCGCCCCACCACCTTCCATGCCCAGGCCCCAGTCCCCGTGTCtctgcaccccaaaacctccctctgctgcacccccagcctcctccctgccccaaatccctcccaCCCCAACTCCCcattccccacccccccacccctccctccccaaacctcctctccaccccccccccaccctccctgTCCCAAATCCCCCACTCCCCACCCCCACACCCTCCTCCCTCACCCCACACCCTCCTCCCCTATCCCCCTCTCCGTCATTCTCCACCTCCCCACACCCTCcacctccccacacccccccccaccccaatactctccatccctcccctaatccctcctcccctccccaaaccctccTCTCTCcagtccctctccctctcctctccaatCCCCCTCAACCCCCACaatcttccctccccccccaaaccccccttcccccccaaaatcccttttctcccccaaaatccctttctctctctaaaTCCCTTCTCTCTCTAAACCCATCTCTCCCTAAAAACCCCCattccccaacccccccaaacccaccacCCCCCCAAACCCGCCTCCCCATAACCCCTCActcccctaacccccccccatccctccaaTCCCCCAAACCtccaccccccaacccccctcccccaaatcccccactTCCCCCAAACCACACCTCCTTTCTCCCCCAGTGTTCCAGTGAGGACCCCCTGGACCCCCCCGGACCCCATTCCTGGgtcgccccgctccgccccccACGTCCATCCCGGGcgctgcctgccccccccccacatccGTCTGCTCGTTGGGGTCACCGCTGTGCCCtgcccctgaccccccccccgcccccccccgccgcccgcacCCCCCCCGTTCCCAGCCCCCCCAGACCGCGCGGGGCCCCCCATCGCGGGGCGGGCTgtggggggccggggccgcgccgcATCGCCGTATGAAGAAAAGGTTGCTGCATGGGATGGGACCCCCCTAATGGACACCCCCCCAAAAGAGGGATCCCCCCAACATGGGACACCCCCCAAAATGGGGACACCCCCCAAGGGACCCCCCCTCTTGGGACCCCCCATGGGAacccccctcagagcccccaaccccctcccacctcccccatTGCCCCCTTATAATCGGGgacccccagtacccccccccAATAAATGGATCTTGGGTCTCTCCATTGGGCACCTCTCATGTTCCCTTTGCCCCTTCTCCAATTCCAAGACCTCCCATCCCCAATGGACCCCTGGACCCCCCTTGGCCTTGATccccagagacccccaccccaccgggaccctccccaaagcccccccacaAAACGCCCCTATAACTTCATCCACATCCAATCATCAAGCCGGGAGGGGGGTaccaattaattaattaattaattacgcCTGCATCGGTTAATTAACGCTGGTgaaggggggtttggggggtctCAGTCGCGGCGGGCGTTATTGATGGCCGCCAGGCGCCGCGCGGCCCCCAGTGCACAGCAGGTTGAGCCCCCCCTCAGCAGCGCGGGGGgcacagagccagcagcagcacccggAACAGCCCCGGGTCCGCCCGGCACCACTGCGAACCAGTAAGGACCAGTAGGACCAGACAGACCAGACAGACCAGTAGGGTCATTAGGTCCAGGTTACCAGGACGGGTAGaccagaggggctgggggcgggggtggtcctccccagcacctcccggtgccccccagcacctcccagtatcacccagtgctcccagtttaTCCCAGtatctcccagtgccccccaggaGCCTCCCAGTatctcccagtgctcccagttcaCCCATAGCTCCCACTCCAGTAACTCCCAGTATCACCCTGATGCTTCCAGTTCATCCCAGTAGCTCCCAGTGACTCTCCACTCCACCCCCAGTCCCTCCCGAGTagctcccagtcccctcccagtaccctccccagtgcccccccccagtcccctcccGAGTGCCCTCCCGAGTCCCCCCAGTAACCCCCAGCCTCTctcagtccctcccagtgctcccagtctgACGGGCTCTCCCAGAAGTAGACGAGGTAGAGGCCGCAGTAGAAGCCCCACGGCTCCGCACAGCAGGAACAGCACGGCCGGGCGGGGCCACAGGCGTGGTCACGAGGAGGGCGTGGCTCATCAGCCCTGCCCCCTCAGGCCCCGCCCCCACCACGCGGTTCCCGTAGCAGAAGCTGCAGGAGGGCGGCCCCGCGGCGCTGGCCCCGCCCCTTGTGGCTGTCGGCGCCTCGAGGGTGGAGCTGCGGGAGGGGGCGGGTCCGTGGACACTGTCACTGCCCCGAGCCACGCCCCTTGCCCCATAAGCCACGCCCCTTTCCTAAACCATGCCCAGTGTAGAGGCCCCGCCCCCAGTAGGCAGGCCCCGCCCACACCTGGGCTGGCCACAGCCCGAGGCCACGCCCACTACAGGCCACGCCCGCTTATGGGAGGGGGAGGGGCTTATAGGAAGGGGGAGGGGCCTCCAGGAGGGGGAGGGGCAGCATGTCCAGCATGGCGCCCAGCTGGGAACCTGGGGGGCGGGGcttgtggggagggggcggggcctcctcgaagggggcggggcctcccAGGATGGGGAGGGGCTTATAGAAGGGGAGGGGAGTCCAAGAGGGGGAGGAGGCTCCAGGAATGGGAGGAGCTTATAGAAGGGGGTGGGGCTTAttggagggggcggggcctccgggaagggggcggggcttgtaGGAGGGGGAGGGGCCTCcaggagggggaggggagccAAGGGTTTGGGTGCTCCGTGCAATAGAGGGGTGAAGCCCCGCCCCCAGAGGCCACGCCCACTTTAAGACACGCCCACAACCCCTAGGCCACGCCCactccagcccagcagccccatcTAGGGCAGGACCCAGAGCCCCCCATGGAGGCCCCGCCCCTCCCACGAAGCCCCGCCCACTTTCCACGCCCCGCCCACCCCCAGGCCCCGCCCACCCTGCCCCAGCATCCTGGCCGCCAGCCCGTCCACGGCGTCCAGGAGGGCGCTGAGCAGGTAACAGGCGGCCGCCGGGCCCGGCTCCCGCGGCATCAGCACGAAGGCGGCGGCCGCCAGCAGCACCCGCACGTAGCCTGGGAACCAGTAACACAGTAAGGCACCAGTATGCCACCAGTATGCCCAGTGCTCCCCCACTGCCTTCCCAGTACCTCCCAGCGCCTCTCCAGAGCTTTCCAGTACCTCCCAGTGACCCCCAAGTGTCCCCTAGTGcctcccagtatccccagtgTTCTCCCAGTATCCCAGTAACCTGCCAGTATCCTCCCAGTACGCCCCAGGAACCCACCAGTATCCTCCCAGTATGCCCAGTGCCCCCTCAGTGCCttcccagtacctcccagtgtccccccagtgcccccctaGTGCCTCCCAGTACCCGCAGTGCCCCCCCATTATTCCCAATATTCCCAGTAACCCCGATGCCCctcccagcatcccagctcctcccagtgcctcccagcatCCCCAATGCCCTTCCCAATGCccctcccagtatccccagtgcccccccatgGCCCCCAGTAACCCTCCCAGTAGCCTCAGTATCCCTCCCAGTGCCTTCCAgtccccccagcagctcccagtgcctcccagtgcccccccgttaatcccagtgcctcccagtaccCCAGTATCCCTCCCAGTGCTTCCCAGTACACCCCAgtacctcccagtccctcccagtgcccccagtatcCCCCCCAACGCCCTCCCAGcatccccagtgcccccccatggccccccagtcccctcccagcatctccccagcgcctcccagtcccctcccagtgcctcccagtgccccagtatccctcccagtgcctcccagcgcctcccagtgcccccgcTCACCGATGATGTTGGGCACGAACAGGAAGACATTCCTGCTCCCCTCGCCGCCCGCCAtggccccccccgcccccgcggTGGTCCCGTCCGACGCCGCCGCGGCCCCTTTAAGAGCGGCCGGAACCAACCGCACCGCGGGGGGGAACGCGCGCAGGGCTCTGCGCATGCGCGCAGGCGGCGAAGCGCGCACCGCCCTTCCTGCGCATGCGCCTAACGCTCCtctcccccccaacccctcccgcGGCAGGCcccgcgcatgcgcgttgcGGGAAGGCGCGGCTGCGGGCACGTGACGCGCGGCAGCCAatgggggcggcggggctgttgccatggcaacaagGGAATAAGGGAAGAAGCGGCCTGGTTAGAGCGCGGCCAATTAATGAAGGCGATTAATTAAAAGGAGCCGCTGAGGTGTGATTAACGAGcgtttaattaataaaaatacagataattaattaattagcgCTCCGGTAATTAAATTATAACCGCGGAGGCCGCTCTGAGGGCCGCCAGGCCCCAAGATGGccgccaggccccgccccccccccgcgtaTGCGTCacaaagggggcggggccgggagggggcggggctgaTCTGTGCGTGGCCACGCCCAGGCCGGGGTGtgggggaggggctggggggccttGAAACCACCAAAATCCCCCTGGGGGGAGGCTTGAAACTGCCCAAAATCTCTCCTGGGGGGCCCCAAAACTGCTCAAATTCCCCCCAAAAGGAGCCCCAAAATCCTCATGGTCCCTCTGGGGAGCCTTGAAAcgccccaaatcccccaggggagccttgaaaCCACCAAAATCCCTACAAGGGAGCCCCAAAACACCCAAATTCTTCTGGGGGAGCCCCGAAACCACCCAAAATCCCCCTGGagagccccaaaaccacccaaatTCCCCCAAGGGAGCCCCAAAACTGCCAGAATTCACCAACGGGAGGCCCTGAAACCACCAAAATCCCTCTGGGGAGCCTTGAAACTGCCATAATTCCCCTGGGGGAGCCTTTGAAACCACCACAACTTCTATGGGGGAGCCCCGAAACCGCCCAAATCCCTTCCTTGAGAGCCCCAAACCACTCAAATTCCCCAAGGCAGCCCCAAAACTACCATGGTCCATCTGGGGAGCCTTAAAACTGCCAAAATCCCCCATGGGGAGCCCTGAAACCACCAAAACTCTCATGGGGGTGCCCCTGAACTTCCCAAATTCCTACAAGGGAGCCCCGAAAccacccaaatcccccccaaggGAGACCCCAAACCCTCACGATCCCTCTGGGGAGCCTCAAAACTGCCCAAATCCCCAAGGGGGAGCCCTGACACCACCAAAATCCTAAAAAggagccccaaaaccacccaaatCCCCCCCGGCGGCCGACAGAGCAGCAAGACGAGGAGCAGGGGGCGAAGAAAGTCATCGAGAAACCCGAAACCAAGGGGAACGGCCCCAAATGCGGCCCCGCGGCAATAAATAGGGGGTCCCCGGCCCCACGGGGGGGGTCCTCAGGTCAAAGGGGGGGTCCCCAGTATAAAAAAAGGGGCTCCCAGTacaaaggggggagggggagcagtAAAAGGGGAGGGCCCGGCCCCATTGGGGTGAGCTTGACCCCAAAAGGGGGTTGTctgaccccaaaatggggggtccccagccccaaaaaTGGGGTTTTTCAGCCCAAAAACAGGGAGGTCCCCAAAATAGGGGTTCTGGCCTCAAAATGGAGGTCCCCGGTCTCAAAAAAAGGAAGGTCCCTGACCCCAAAAGGGGGTTCTCCGCCTCAAAATGGCGGTCCCCGGCCCCATAAAGAGGGTCTCTGGCCCCAAAAAGGGGGTCTCCGGCCTCAAAGTGAGTGTTTTTTTACCCAAAATCGGCAGTCCCGGCCTCAAAACAGGgaggcccccagccccaaaatggGCGTCTtggccccaaaatggggggTTTTGACCCCAAAAGGTTGGTGTTAGCCCCAAAACAGGGGAGTCTTAGCGCCAAAATGGGGAGTTTTGACCCCAAATGGGGGGTCTTGGCATCAAAATAGGGGGTCTTAGCCCCAAATGGGGACGTTTTAGCCCCAAAAAGGGGGGTTTGGACCCGAAAAAAGGGCTCTAACCCCAAATAGTGGGGTCTTGTTCCAAATACGGGGCTCTCAGTCCCAAAAACCGGGCGTTCTGTCCCCAAAATggggcgcccccccccctccttgccGGGACCACGGCCTGGTGTGGCCCCGCGGCCTCCgtcacctccagggcctcctgggggggggctgggggggggcctggggtgtgtgtgggggacaATGACGATGAGGATGATGATAACGACGATGACGACGATGaagatttgggggggggcggcggtgggggcggggggcgaggcgggggatgcggctgggggggggcggggggcgcaggaggccgaggcggcggcggaggccgagggggaggggggggggggcccaaaAAAAGAGGCGGGCGAGGACCGAAAATAACCGGGAGGGGGGCGAAATTACCGGGGGGCGATCCCGGGGGTGCCGGGGACGGGGAGGCGGGAGcggaaccccccccccaatttgttGGCCTTGGGGAAGAGGCGGAAGAGGCCCCGCTCCGAGGCCAggccagcccctgcagcaccccaaaaaCGGGCCGGGGAGGCGCAGCAGCGCCCGCAGCCACCAGCGGGCGGCGCGATGGGGGAGCCCCCCcgccctgggaccccccccgccgcctccgagccccctccccagcacggGGGGCCCCCAaagagccccccccggcccctgcaGGAGGCCACCAGGAGgtagagggggaggaagagCCAGGGGGAGGCCAGGAGGCGCGAGGCCAGGAGCAGGGCGGGGACGTGGAGGGGGGGcagatttgggggaaaaaacgggggatttggggcaccggcagggggcggcggggggccaGGGGGGCCTCAGACCCAGCAGGGGCcccaaaaggaggaggaggaggaggaggagcagggggagggggaggaaggccgGGGGGGCGAGGGCCAGCGCCAGCCCCGCCCCCAGCagggccccgccccctccccagccggCCCAGCACGGGAGGCCACGCCCACCTGCGGCGGGGAGGCTCCGCCCCCAACTCAGGCTCTGCCCCCAACTCAGGCTCCGCCCCTAAAGGAGGCTCCGCCCctgccgggagggggggggcatcctcctcctcctcctgtaaGATAGAGGGGGTGGGGTTAGGGGTGGCCACGCCCACAAATAGGCTCCCCCCCTTTAAGCCACGCCCACCTGAAGCCACGCCCCCACGCCATAGCCCCGCCCCCTGCTCCACCCACCCCTCCCCACTCCCATTGAAGTTCCCCTGGCCCCGCCCCTTTAGCCCCGcccctttaagccccgcccctttAAGCCCCACCCCTTTCTTCGCTTGGCCCCCACCCCTATAAGCTCCGCCCaattaagccccgccccctttaaCAGCACCCCTTCTGCCTCCCACCCCAACCccatttggccccgccccctttagccccgccccctccgccCCCACCCCGTTGGCCCCGCCCCTTTTGACCACACCCCCTTTAAGCCCCTCCCCCTTAGCCCCGCCCACCTGCCGGGTGcccccgtggggctgggggggctccgggagggGGCCGGGCTCAGGCTCCGCCCCCTCCTCCTGTGGCTCCGCCTCCTCGCggggctcctcctcctcctcctcggggggcggggcctggaaAGGGCGGGGCCAGTGGGGGTGAGAAATGGGGGCGGAGCCTCAGCCCCATAGACGTGGGGCAGGGACCCCCCAGTGCCCCATAGATGTGGGGCAGAGCCCCCCAAGTGCCCCCTGACTTACGTCCTGGGCCTCGCTGCCGGAGCCGTCGGGGGGCGGGCAGGAGCCTTCCTCGCCCCCTTCCTCacccccctcctcttcctcctcctcctcctcttcctcgtcCTCTGGCCCCGAGGCGTtggtggcactggtggcactggtggcactggtggtgctgctgctgcggctggCCAGGCTGCCATCCCCCGGAGActcctggggacactggggtgagggggggggtactgggaggggactgggagcattgggaggtgctgggaggggactgggagcactgggaggggactggggggcactgggggggtactgggagggaactgggaggcactggagAGCACTGGGAGGCATCGTAGGGAGTCTGTGGGTGTTatagggggctgtggggcactgtggggggttatggggtctttatggggtctctgggggtccctatggggtctgtggggtccCTGGGGTCTCACCTGGGCGCTGTtcccgtgccccccccatgccgggcggcgccgggggggctccaggagctgcagcagccggggcagcaccgaggggggggagggggagacaccagggggtgctgggggggcaacgggggggttatgggggggttatggggtcaggggggtcaggggggggttatggggaggaaatgggggggttatgggggggatTTTTAATGGGgttggggggaaatgggggggatttggggtgggttgggggatttgggggagattTGGAGGCAtgtggggagatttgggggcatttgggggattttggggggttatggggggttgGGAGGGGTTTGGGTTAAAACGGGGGGGAATTGGGGTCAGAAtggggcaggggaaaaaaacggGGAGAAAAGGGGGGGCAAAAGGGGTGGGGTCAGCACCCGCCTTAGCTCCGCCCCCGGCCACACCCCCATGGCCCCACCCACCTTGGCCCCACCCCCTtaccccaaccccatccccaaagCCCCCGCCCCCGTGTGACCCCGCCCCCTTTGTAGCCCCGCCCCCACGTGACCCCACCCACCACTAGCCCCGCCCCTCACccgtggccccgccccctttatccccaccccttccccctccctccctacACCCCCACCCAcgtggccccgccccctttgaCCCCGCCCACTGTGACCACGCCCATTGAAGCCCCGCCCACCTGACCACGCCCCTCCCTTTAGCCCCGCCCCCCTCACCGCCAGCAGGAGCTGCGCGCGGGGGCGCTGCTGGGGGGCCTTCTGCAGGCAGGCGGCCACGAAGGAGTGCAGggggggggacctgggggggaaagggtggggttggggggggtctgggggatttgggggggtcctggaggGGTCccgggggatttggggtggtcCTGGGGCGGTGcttggggggtcctgggggggtcctgggggggattCGGGGGGGATTGGGAGGGTTCAgggaggggttgggggtcccagggggTTCTTGGAGGGGGGGTCCCATGGATTTGGGCCCCCCCATGGATTTGGGCCCCTCCCCTATGAATTTACACCCCCCCATGTGGATTTGGGCCCCCCCCCGTTGGactcaggaccccccccccccatggatTTTATCCCCCTCCCTTGGATTTAGCCCCCCTCCCTGCTGGATCTGCCCCCCCCTTTTGGATTTGGggtccccctccccaaatttggGCCCCCACCATTAGACTTAGAGCCCCCCCATAGATTTCACCCCTCTCCCCTTGCATTTAGCCCCCCCCTCACGAATATAACCCCCTCCCCCATGGATTTACCCCCCTCCCAGGTGTACCAGCCCCTCCCCTTTACATTTAGCATTGCctcccccccaaattccccccccccaccatcTGTCGGGCTGCagggcgggcggggggctcTGTGCGATGTGGTACAGGGCGCTCATCGCGTTCAGGTTGAAGAGCGGCGGCTTCCTctcggctgggggggggcacgggggggtcaggggggggacagcccccaggacccccccccaaaaagcccccggacccccccccgtACGCACCCAGCTCGATGCAGGTGATGCCCAGCGACCAGACGTCCGCCCGCCCGTCGTACTGCCCCTCCTCCATCGCCAGGATCACCTCGGGGGCCATCCTGGGGGGGGCACTTGTGGGGCACGGGGTGGGGCAAGCTATGGGGCtgagggggtgctggggggcacgaTGGGGGGCTGGGAGGCATGATGGGGGCCATGCTATAGGGCACGctatgggctgggggggtgctggggggcacgctatggggctgggggggacgcTATGGGGCTGGTGAGGTgatggggggctgtggggcacgCTATGGGGCaagctatggggctgggggggctgctggggggctgggggccaaCCTATGGGGCTGAGGGGGTGCTAGAGAGCATGATGGGGGGCatgctatggggctggggggggtgctggggacacgctatggggctgggggtgctatggggcagaGCCCTTCTATGGGGCAGGGTCCCACTAAGATGAAGGATCCCTCTATGGGGCAGGGTCTCCCTGTGGGACTGGGTCCTGCTATGGGGCAGGGTCCTTCTATGGGTCAGGCTCCtctatggggcagggctgtgggtcAGGCcccgctatggggcagggctgtgggtcAGACCCTTCTATGGGGCAGGGTCCCtctatggggcagggctgtgggtcAGACCCTTCTATGGGGCAGGGTCCCtctatggggcagggctgtgggtcAGACCCTTCTATGGGGCAGGGTCCCtctatggggcagggctgtgggtcaggccgtgctgtggggcagggctgtgggtcAGGCCCGCTGTGGGGCGGTGTCCGTACCAGTAGGGGGTCCCCACGAAGGAATTTGCCGGGGAGGAGCCGGCGGCGGAGCCGAAATCCCCGAGCTTCACCTGGcctggagctgccagcaggaTGTTGGCCGCCTTCACGTCCCTGTGGGGCAACACGCTGTGGGGcgggtgtggggcagggggtgtggggcagggggtggatgtggggctgggggtggggctggggggtgggtATGGGGCACGGTATGGGGCTGGGagtggggctggaggggtgtggggtgggtttgggggcaaGGTGTAGGGCTGAGGAGTTGGATATGGGGcagggtgtggggctgggagtggggtgtggggctggggttggATATGGGGCAGGGTGGGGCAGCCATGGGGCAGCTTTGGGGTAGTTATGGGGCAGTTACTGGGCAGCCGTGAGGCAGCCATAGGGCAGttatggggcagttatggggcagttatggggcgctatggggcagccaTGGGGCGGttatggggcagttatggggcagctatggggcagccaTAAGGCAGTTATGGGGCGCTgtggggcagttatggggcggttatggggcgctatggggcagccaTGGGGCGGttatggggcagttatggggcagctatggggcagccaTAAGGCAGTTATGGGGCACTgtggggcagttatggggcagttatggggcgGTTATGGGGCGCTgtggggcagttatggggcgGTTATGGGGCGGTTATGGGGCGCTgtggggcagttatggggcggttatggggcgctatggggcgctGTGGGGCAGTACCTGTGGATGATGCCGTGTGCGTGCAGGTAGGCCAGGCCGTGCAGCGCCCCCAGCAGGATGGCCGCCAGCTCCTCCTCCCGCAGGGGCTTccggtgggctggggggggacaggggctgAGCGGGGTGGGGGGCGCCCCACAGCGGACCCATAGCGAGCCCCACAGAGCCACCCCATAGccctgctgccccacagccctgccccacagccccgcaCTCACCCTCCAGAAGGTCGGCGGCCGAGCCCAGGCAGTACTCCATCACCAGCTGGGGGGGGAAGGGTCAGGGCCTGCCCCATAGCGGGGTCTGCCCCATAGAGGAACCCTGCCCCATAGCAGGGCCTGCCCCATAGAGGGACCCTGCCCCATAGAGGaaccctgccccatagcgggGCCCTGCCCCATAGAGGGACCCTGCCCTATAGAGGGACCCTGCCCCATAGTGGGACCCTGCCCCATAGCAGAACCTGCCCCACACCGCTATGGGGCACCCCCCGTGCCCACTATGGGGtctccctgccccacatccGCCCCCCAAGCCCTGTGCTATGGGGTTTTcctgccccacatccccccGCTATGGGGTTGCCCCACATCCTATGGGGCACCCCACATGCTATGGGGCACCCCCCAAGCCCTCCCCAATGCTATGGGGTGCCTCCCAACCCACTATAGGGCACCCCacatccccctgccccacacctccCCCCGCTATGGGGCGCCCCCCAGGTGCCCCCCCCGCTATGGGGCGCCCCCCAAGTGCCCCCCCCACGGGCGCCCCTCACCCAAGCGCAGCGCCCCTCAGGAAGCAGCCCCGGAACTGGACGGTGTTTGGGTGCCGCAGGCGCTGCAGGACCCGAACCTCCCGCACGATGTCCTGCCACTTCTGTGCATCGGGGGGCCCCaatcaccccaaaaccaccacaaatACACCCAAAATACCCCAAACACCCACAAAATAACCCAAAATaccccccaaaccaccccaaaatcagccCAAATGTCCCAAAATCAGCCCAAACACCCCCAAATACCCATAAAATAACCCCAAATACCCCCAAAATACCGACAACtaccccccaaactcccccaaaaatacccaaaatcaccccaaatacACCCAAATACCACCCAAATCACTCGAAGTCACCCCAAATAGCCCCAATACACCCAAAATTACCCCAAATACCCACAAAAtaccccaaatcaccccaaataTCCCCCAAATCACCCAAGTGTCCTTCCAgtaccctcccagtgccccccagtccctcccagtgccccccccagtccctctcagtgccccccagtccctcccagtgcccccagtcaCCTCGCTGGCCT
This window encodes:
- the LOC139999879 gene encoding uncharacterized protein isoform X1 is translated as MEYCLGSAADLLEAHRKPLREEELAAILLGALHGLAYLHAHGIIHRDVKAANILLAAPGQVKLGDFGSAAGSSPANSFVGTPYWMAPEVILAMEEGQYDGRADVWSLGITCIELAERKPPLFNLNAMSALYHIAQSPPPALQPDRWSPPLHSFVAACLQKAPQQRPRAQLLLAESPGDGSLASRSSSTTSATSATSATNASGPEDEEEEEEEEEEGGEEGGEEGSCPPPDGSGSEAQDAPPPEEEEEEPREEAEPQEEGAEPEPGPLPEPPQPHGGTRQEEEEDAPPLPAGAEPPLGAEPELGAEPELGAEPPRRRWAWPPVLGRLGRGRGPAGGGAGAGPRPPGLPPPPPAPPPPPPPFGAPAGSEAPLAPRRPLPVPQIPRFFPQICPPSTSPPCSWPRASWPPPGSSSPSTSWWPPAGAGGGSLGAPRAGEGARRRRGGSQGGGAPPSRRPLVAAGAAAPPRPVFGVLQGLAWPRSGASSASSPRPTNWGGGSAPASPSPAPPGSPPGNFAPLPVIFGPRPPLFLGPPPPPPRPPPPPRPPAPPAPPQPHPPPRPPPPPPPPPKSSSSSSSLSSSSSSLSPTHTPGPPPAPPQEALEVTEAAGPHQAVVPARRGGGAPFWGQNARFLGLRAPYLEQDPTIWG
- the LOC139999879 gene encoding serine/threonine-protein kinase TAO3-like isoform X3 gives rise to the protein MEYCLGSAADLLEAHRKPLREEELAAILLGALHGLAYLHAHGIIHRDVKAANILLAAPGQVKLGDFGSAAGSSPANSFVGTPYWMAPEVILAMEEGQYDGRADVWSLGITCIELAERKPPLFNLNAMSALYHIAQSPPPALQPDRWSPPLHSFVAACLQKAPQQRPRAQLLLAHPLVSPPPPPRCCPGCCSSWSPPGAARHGGGTGTAPRSLRGMAAWPAAAAAPPVPPVPPVPPTPRGQRTRKRRRRRKRRGVRKGARKAPARPPTAPAARPRTPRPPRRRRRSPARRRSHRRRGRSLSPAPSRSPPSPTGAPGRRRRRMPPPSRQGRSLL
- the LOC139999879 gene encoding serine/threonine-protein kinase TAO3-like isoform X2 — protein: MEYCLGSAADLLEAHRKPLREEELAAILLGALHGLAYLHAHGIIHRDVKAANILLAAPGQVKLGDFGSAAGSSPANSFVGTPYWMAPEVILAMEEGQYDGRADVWSLGITCIELAERKPPLFNLNAMSALYHIAQSPPPALQPDRWSPPLHSFVAACLQKAPQQRPRAQLLLAHPLVSPPPPPRCCPGCCSSWSPPGAARHGGGTGTAPSVPRSLRGMAAWPAAAAAPPVPPVPPVPPTPRGQRTRKRRRRRKRRGVRKGARKAPARPPTAPAARPRTPRPPRRRRRSPARRRSHRRRGRSLSPAPSRSPPSPTGAPGRRRRRMPPPSRQGRSLL